Within the Corynebacterium afermentans subsp. lipophilum genome, the region CGTTGGCACCCGCTACCGCGACGTGCCGGCGTGGCAGACCTACGTCATCGCAGTGATCGCGAACTCGCTCGGACTGGCGGCGATCTTCGTGGTGCAGTACGTGGTCTTTGCCGCCACCGGCACGGTGCACTGGACCGAAGACTGGCTGTACGTGAACATGCTGCAATCGATCCTGCCGATGATGATTCTGCTACCGATTATGAACAAGCAGTTTTACTCGCTCACCGGGCGCGCGTGGCTGGGCCCGCTGGTGCTCACGCCGCTGTTTATCACTATGTCGCTCGGCGGCAGCGTCGCCTACATCCCGGGCCTTGCCTAGCGGTAGGGACCCTGTCTGTATAAGGAATATGGTTGTACTGAATTACTGACGTACTGAATCGCTGAATGCCACGCTAGGTAAGGAGAACCCCATGACCCGTGCACTCAAGACCTCCGCCCTCGCGGTCGCGTCCTTGGCCACCGCCGTGACGCTCAGCGCGTGCGGCAGCTCGCACAACGGGACTTACACCGGCGATGTGACCAACATTGAGACCGGCCAGAAGGAGGGCACCGCGACCCTCGAGCTCGGCAACAAGTGCCACTGGAGCTTTACGGACAACGACGGCAACACCGACGACGCTCGCTGCGAGTCGTCCAAGGGTGGCAAAGAGCTCAAGCTTGCCGACGTCAAGACTGGCAAGGACCGCAAGTACGACGGCCAGTTCAACGGCGAGACGCTGATCCTGCAGCCCACCGACGACAACAAGCAGATGATGGTGCTGACCAAGACCGGCAAGTAGGCGGCGAATAGCCCGAGCCGCGATTCACGCCGAAGCTCGCTCCTGCGATATAATTTCGGCGACGCAATCGCGACACCGCCCCAGTAGCCCAATTGGCAGAGGCAACGGATTCAAAACCCGTCCAGTGTGAGTTCGAGTCTCACCTGGGGCACAACTTTTTCCGCCACCGAACCGTCTAAGCTTGGTTCGCGTGACTGCAAAGAAACGCTTGTTGCTTATCGACGGCCACTCGATGGCCTTCCGCGCCTTCTACGCGCTGCCCGCGGAGAACTTCTCCACCTCCGGCGGCCAGCACACGAATGCGGTCTACGGGTTTTTATCCATGTTCGCCAACATCCTGGCGGACGAGAAACCGACGCACGCCGCCGTCGCCTTCGATGTGGGCCGTAAGACGTTCCGCACGGAGCGTTTCCCGGAGTACAAGGCGCAGCGCGAGTCCGCGCCGCCGGAGTTCAAAGGGCAGGTGCCGATCATCGAGGACGTGCTGGGCGACCTCGGCATCACCACCTTGAGCAAGGAGAACTTCGAAGCGGACGACATCGTCGCCACGCTGGTGACCCAGGCGCGCGCGGAGGGCGACTTCGAGATCGTGCTGGTCAGCGGCGACCGCGACTACATCCAGCTTGTGGACGGCACCACAACCCTGATGTATCCCACCCGCGGCGTGTCCACTATGACCCGGTTTACGCCTGAGGAAGTGGAGAAAAAGTACGGGCTCACGCCGGCGCAGTACCCGGACTTCGCGGCGCTGCGCGGGGATCCGTCGGACAACCTGCCCAGTGTGCCGAAAGTGGGGGAGAAGACCGCCACCAAGTGGATCACGCAGTACGGCAGCCTGGAAGGGCTCATCGAAAGCGCCGACGAGCTCAAGGGCGTGGCCGCGAATAACTTCCGCGAGCGCATCGACCAGGTGCGCCTCAACCGCGAGCTCACGCAGATGGTCACCGACGTCGAGCTGCCGGTCGCCCCGAACGATCTGGAGCTCAAGCCGGCGGACGTCACCCAAGTCGCCTCCCGCTTCGACGACCTCGAGTTCGGCGTCAACCTCCGCGAGCGTGTTCTCGCCGCCGTGCCTACCGACGGCGCCGCGCCCGAGACAGAGACTGTCGAGCTTGAAGACGTCACCATCGACGACGAGCCGCTGGACACCTGGCTCAATAGCCGTCAAGCCGACGGTCTTGCCGTCTATGTCTCCGGCAATGCCACGCCCGGGCAGGGTGATGTGGTGGCGTTGGCGATCGTCGATAAGCAAAGGCACGGTGTGTCTAAGCTCGCCGCGGATTTGAGCGCCGAGGAGGACGCCGCGGTAAAGCGGTGGCTCGAGTCGGACGCGCCGAAGTACATGCACGAGGCGAAGGCGGCGTACCACATGCTGCGCGGTCGCGGCATCGAGCTCGCAGGCATCGCGCACGACACCGCGATTGCCGCCTACCTGCTGAGACCCGGACAGCGCACCTACGCGCTGGAGGACATCTACCAGCGCCATCTGCAGCGCCAGCTCAACGTCGGCTCGGATCAGATGAGCCTGCTCGGCGATACCGCGGACGTGGATGCGGCCGCGGCGATCTTGGAGCTGTCCGCGGAGCTGACGAAGGAGCTGCGCGAGATCGACTCCTACGAGCTCTACGCGGACCTGGAGCTGCCGCTTGTCACCGTGCTCGCCGAGATGGAGCACACCGGCATCGCGGTGGATCTGGACGTGCTGGAAAACCAGTGCAAGGAGCTCACGCTGAAGGTGGAGCAGATTGAGCAGGAGGCGCGCCAGCTTGTGGACGAGCCTTCGCTGAACCTGTCTTCGCCGAAGCAGCTGTCGGCAGTGCTCTTTGACAAACTGGAGCTGCCGAAGACGAAGAAGACCAAGACCGGGTACTCAACCGCCGCAGGTGAGATCGAGGCACTGGCGGAGAAGAACCCGCACCCGTTTTTGGACCATCTGCTGGCGCACCGCGAGCACCAGAAACTCAAGTCCACTATCGAGGGCCTGATTAAGACGGTGCAGCCGGATGAGCGCATCCACACCACGTTCAACCAGACGGTGGCGTCCACAGGCCGGCTCAGCTCCGCGGAGCCGAACCTGCAGAACATCCCGGTGCGCACCGAGGCGGGCCGCGCGATCCGTTCCGCGTTTGTGGTGGGCGAAGGCTACGAGTGCCTGCTCACCGCGGACTACTCGCAGATTGAGATGCGCGTGATGGCGCACTTAAGCCAGGACGAGGGCCTGATCGAGGCGTATAGGGCAGGGGAGGACCTGCACAACTTTGTCGGCTCGCGCGTGTTCGACGTGCCCATCGACCAGGTCACCCCGGAGCTGCGCCGCCGCGTCAAAGCGATGTCCTACGGTCTGGTCTATGGCTTGTCGGCGTACGGGTTGTCCAACCAGTTGTCTATCTCCGCCGGCGAGGCGAAAGACATTATGGCCAGCTACTTCGAGCGCTTCGGCGGCGTGAAGCGCTACCTGGATGAGGTAGTGGAGCAAGCGCGTCGCGACGGCTACACGTCCACCGTGTTCGGCCGCCGCCGCTACCTGCCGGAACTGAACAGCGACAACCGGGTAGCACGCGAGAACGCCGAGCGGGCCGCCCTGAACGCGCCGATCCAGGGCACGGCCGCCGACATCATCAAGGTGGCCATGCTGCGCGTGGACGCGGCGTTGGAAGGCAAAGAGTCCCGCGTGCTGCTCCAGGTCCACGACGAGCTTGTTGTCGAAATCGCCCCGGGCGAGCTGGACGAGGTGCGCGGGATTGTGGAGCGCGAGATGGACGACGCTATCGAGCTGCTCGTCCCGCTGGAGGTCTCCGCGGGCACCGGCGCCAACTGGGACGCGGCCGCGCACTAGTCAGTTGGCTCCACAAACGCCAAGGCGGGTAGGAACGATATCGATTCCTACCCGCCTCGCGCACGGCACCCCTCCCACGGCCGTGGTCCCCTCCGTGGAGCTTCCCCCTGCAGCTCCGAGTGCATATTCAGTTGTGAACCTCCCCTCGGGGGAAGGGGCCACCGGGGGCGGCCATGACCCGGCTGGGGCTTAGATTTCACCCCTGGCCAGGTCGTTCCCCGAAAGCCAAGCGCGACCTTACCGTTGGGTAAGGAAAGGCTCAACGGACGTACAGGATAAGCCCAGAATCGAACATTCCGTTAACTGGATCACATGAATAGTTGGACGGCTGGCCAGCAACAAAAAGCGCTCAGTTACGCGGCGTTTACTT harbors:
- the polA gene encoding DNA polymerase I gives rise to the protein MAFRAFYALPAENFSTSGGQHTNAVYGFLSMFANILADEKPTHAAVAFDVGRKTFRTERFPEYKAQRESAPPEFKGQVPIIEDVLGDLGITTLSKENFEADDIVATLVTQARAEGDFEIVLVSGDRDYIQLVDGTTTLMYPTRGVSTMTRFTPEEVEKKYGLTPAQYPDFAALRGDPSDNLPSVPKVGEKTATKWITQYGSLEGLIESADELKGVAANNFRERIDQVRLNRELTQMVTDVELPVAPNDLELKPADVTQVASRFDDLEFGVNLRERVLAAVPTDGAAPETETVELEDVTIDDEPLDTWLNSRQADGLAVYVSGNATPGQGDVVALAIVDKQRHGVSKLAADLSAEEDAAVKRWLESDAPKYMHEAKAAYHMLRGRGIELAGIAHDTAIAAYLLRPGQRTYALEDIYQRHLQRQLNVGSDQMSLLGDTADVDAAAAILELSAELTKELREIDSYELYADLELPLVTVLAEMEHTGIAVDLDVLENQCKELTLKVEQIEQEARQLVDEPSLNLSSPKQLSAVLFDKLELPKTKKTKTGYSTAAGEIEALAEKNPHPFLDHLLAHREHQKLKSTIEGLIKTVQPDERIHTTFNQTVASTGRLSSAEPNLQNIPVRTEAGRAIRSAFVVGEGYECLLTADYSQIEMRVMAHLSQDEGLIEAYRAGEDLHNFVGSRVFDVPIDQVTPELRRRVKAMSYGLVYGLSAYGLSNQLSISAGEAKDIMASYFERFGGVKRYLDEVVEQARRDGYTSTVFGRRRYLPELNSDNRVARENAERAALNAPIQGTAADIIKVAMLRVDAALEGKESRVLLQVHDELVVEIAPGELDEVRGIVEREMDDAIELLVPLEVSAGTGANWDAAAH